The genomic interval GAGGTGCCCGTCATCTCCCGCCGCGCCCGTACCGGAGCGGTGACGCCGCCGCCCATTGGCGCGCGCGTGGACGTCTTCGGCATCGTGGCCTCCACCGGTGGCCCGCCCGCGTTGGCGGAGCTGTTGTCCAAGCTGCCCAAGGACCTGCCGGTGCCGCTGCTCATCGCCCAGCACATCACCGTGGGCTTCACCCAGGGCATGGTGCGCTGGTTGTCCCAGGTGACGCCGCTGACGGTGGACGTGGCCCGCGACGGCGAGCGGTTGGAGCCCGGGCGGGTCTACTTCCCGCAGGACGGGCAGGACCTGCTGGTGGACTCCACGGGCCTGGCGCGGTTGCAGCGCAGCCGGGGTGGGCCGTGCCCCAACGGGGACGTGCTGCTCGCGTCGCTGGCCCAGGCGTTTGGCCGCCGCAGCGGCGGCGTGGTGCTCACCGGCATGGGCGAGGACGGCGCGCGGGGGCTGCTCGCCATCCGCAAGGCCGGGGGCGTCACCTTCTCCCAGGACGAGGCCACCTCCGTCGTCTACGGCATGCCGCGCGCGGCGCTGGAGATTCACGCGACGGACCAGGGCGTGCCGTTGTCGTCCGTGCCGGAGCTCATCCTCCAGAGCTGTGTGCCGCTCAACTTCCGCGCGGGAGGCGGGCGGGGCGAGGGTGGGGTGGGCCGATGAGTCGGCGGTCGCATGTCTCGAGTCGTAGGTTTTGGCCCCGCGCTCGCGCGGGTGTCGTCCCGCGGTTTTTCCGGGTGGTGATGCCGTGAGCTCCGAACAGACTTCATTCACCACGCAGTTCGGCCACCAGTTCCGTCAGTCGCTGGGACTGGCGCCGAAGCTCGTCCTCGTCACCACGCTCGTCAGCGCCACGGTGGCCGCCATCCTCACCGGCATCGCCACGCGGCGGCTGGAGAGCGACCTGGTGAACGCCCACATGGGCGAGGGACAGCTCTTGTCCCGTCACCTCGCCGTGGCCGTCGAGCAGGGCGTGACGGCGGGCGTCGCCGCGCTCCAGCCCATGCTGGACGTGCTGCGGGACACCGAGGACGTCTCGTATGTCTTCCTGACGGACGTCTCCGGCAACGTCGTCGCGCACACCCTGCCGGGCGCGTTCCCGGACTCGCTCAAGGAGGCGACGGCCAACCAGGGCGAGGTGAACGAGCAGACAGGGTGGGGCTCGGTCCTGGAGGTGGAGTCTGGGGGCCGGACGCTGCACGCGATGAACGTGATGACCCCGGTGGCCGGAGGCCGGCTGGGCAAGGTGCACGTGGGCATCTCCCGGGACCACATCGACATGCTGGTGTCGGAGCTGCGCTGGCGGATGGTGGGCTTCGCGCTGCTCTTGGTGGCGCTGGGCGTGGGCGTCGCGGCGGCCTTCGGGCGGAGCATCGCCCGGCCCATGCGCGAGCTGACGGAAGTCACCGGCCACATCGTCGAGTCCGGCGACCTCACCCGCCCCATCCAGGTGAAGAGCGGCGATGAGGTGGGGCGGCTCGCCAACTCCTTCGCGCAGATGGTGGCGCGCTTGCGCGAGGTGACGTTGAACCTCCAGCAGGCGGCGCAGGCGCTGACGCAGTCCACCGAGCACCTCAACACCTCGTCCACCGAGCAGGCGCAGACCATCTCCCGTCAGGCCGCCGCGCTGCAGGAGACGCAGGTGACGGCGCAGGAAATCAAGCAGACGTCCATGCTGGCCGCGCAGAAGGCGGAGAGCGTGCTGTCGGTGGCGGAGCGCGCGGACGCGCTGGCGCGTTCGGGTGAGGCCGCGATTGAACAGACGATGGCGGGCCTCAACGACATCCGCGTCCAGGTGGGGGAGATTGCCCAGAAGATCCTGGAGCTGGGCGAGCGCACGCAGCAGATTGGCGGCATCACCCAGACGGTGAAGGACCTGGCGGACCAGTCCAACATGCTCGCGCTCAACGCGGCGATTGAATCCGTCCGCTCGGGTGAGCACGGCAAGGGCTTTGGCGTCGTGGCGCGGGAAATCCGGGCGCTGGCGGACCAGTCCATCCAGGCCACCACGCGGGTGCGCGAGCTCCTGGACGACATCGCCAACTCGGTGACGTCCGCGGTGCGCATCACCGAGCGCGGCGCCGAGCGCATGGAGTCGGGCCTGGCCCAGGTGCGCACCAGCGGGCAGAACCTGCGCGAGCTGTCCTCCATCGTCCAGGACAACGCCGCCGCCGTCCGTCAAATCGCCGCGGCGGTGAGTCAGCAGAACGTGGGCATCAACCAAATCACCCTGGCGGTGAATGACTTGTCCAAGATGATGGACGAGACGGTGGCCCGCATCGGCTCCACCGGTGAGGCGGCCACCACGCTGCAAATCATCTCCGAGCAGCTCTCCAGCGCGGTGAAGATCTACCGCGTCGAGTAGCACGCCCCGGACACGAAGAGGCCCCGGCTCCCTCGAGGGAAACCGGGGCCTTTTTCATGTCGGGCGCGCAAGCTTCGCGCGAGGGCCTACGCCGCCGCGGGCTCGAGGGCGGGCGCCGTCTTGAGCTTGAGGCCCTCTCCGCCCGCGTCCACGTCGTAGTGGGCGGTGCCGCCGTGCTTGAGGTCTCCGAAGAGGAGCGCCTCGGCGAGCGGCTTCTTGAGCGAGTTGTCCACCAGACGGGCCATGGGCCGGGCACCGAAGGCCGGGTCATACCCGCGCTCGGCCAGCCACGCGCGCGCGGCGGACGTGAGCTCCAGCGTCACCTTGCGCTCGGTGAGCATCTTCTGGAGGAGACGGACCTCCTTGTCCACCACCTTGAGGATGACCTCGGGCGGCAGGCCGGAGAAGAGAATCCACCCGTCCAGCCGGTTGCGGAACTCCGGCGTGAAGGTGCGCTCGATGGCCTTCTTCGCGCGGGTGGCGTCCGCCGGCTTGGCCAAATCACCGAAGCCGATGGACTTGGTGCTCATCTCCTGAGCGCCCGCGTTGGTGGTGAGGATGAGGACGATGTTGCGGAAGTCCGCCTTGCGGCCGTTGTTGTCCGTCAGCGTCGCGTGGTCCATCACCTGGAGCAGGATGTTGAAGAGGTCCGGGTGGGCCTTCTCGATTTCATCCAGCACCACCACGGCGTAGGGGTGCTTGCGCACCGCGTCCGTGAGCAGGCCGCCCTGGTCGAAGCCGACGTAGCCCGGAGGCGCACCGATGAGCCGGCTCACCGTGTGCTTCTCCGAGTACTCGCTCATGTCGTAGCGCAGGAACTCCACGCCCAAGGACTGCGCCAGCTGCTTGGCCAGCTCCGTCTTGCCCACGCCCGTGGGGCCCGAGAAGAGGAACGAGCCGATGGGCTTCTCCGGCGCGCGCAGCCCGGAGCGCGCCAGCTTGATGGCGCTCACCAGGTCCTTGATGGCGCTGTCCTGGCCGAAGATGACCCCCTGGAGCTCCTTCTCCAGATTCTGGAGCTGCACGCCCTCGCTGGCGGACACGCTCTTGGCGGGAATCTTCGCCATCTTCGCGACCACGGCCTCCACGTCCGCGTCGGTGACGGTGTTGGTGCGCACGCCCTCCGGCTTGAGCTTCTCCGCCGCGCCCGTCTCGTCGATGACGTCGATGGCCTTGTCCGGCAGGAACCGGTCGTTGATGTGCTTGGCGGACAGCTCCGCGGACGCACGAATCGCCTCGGGCGTGTACTTCACGCCGTGGTGCTCCTCGTAGCGGCTCTTGAGCCCCTCCAGGATGAGGATGGTGTCCTCCACGGACGGCTCCGCCACCTCAATCTTCTGGAAGCGCCGCGACAGCGCGCGGTCCTTCTCGATGGCGGACTTGTACTCCTGATACGTCGTGGAGCCGATGCACCGCAGCCTGCCGCTCGCCAGCGCGGGCTTGAGCAGGTTGGACGCATCCATGGAGCCGCCGCTCGTCGCGCCGGCGCCGACAATCGTGTGGATTTCGTCGATGAAGAGGATGGCGTCCTTCTGCTCCTGCAGCGCCTTGAGCACGCCCTTGAGCCGCTCCTCGAACTGGCCCCGGAACTTGGTGCCCGCGAGCAACGCGCCCATGTCCAGCGAGTACACCACCGCGTTCTTCAGCGGCTCCGGCACCCGGCCTTCATGGATGTGCAGCGCCAGTCCCTCCGCGATGGCCGTCTTGCCCACGCCCGCCTCGCCCACGTAGAGCGGGTTGTTCTTCCGGCGGCGGCTGAGCACCTGGATGGTGCGCTCCAGCTCCTTGTCGCGGCCGATGAGCGGGTCGATGCGACCTTCCTTCGCCTCGATGTTGAGCTGGACGGTGTACGCCTCCAGCGGGCTCTTGCGCGGGGACTCTCCGTCGTCGTCGTCACCCGCGGGGACGGCGCCTCCCTCCGCGCTCTCCGACTCGCCCTCGTCACCTTCACCATCCTTGGAGATGCCGTGGGAGATGTAGTTGAGCAAATCCAGCCGCGAGACGCCCTCCTGCTGGAGCACGTAGAGCGCGTGGCTCTCCTCCTCGCGGAACAGGGCCACCAGCACGTCGCCGCCGTCGATGAGCTTCTGGTCGGCGGACAGGGCGTGCATCGCGGCGCGGTGGAGCACCCGCTCCACGCCGATGGTCTGCTGCGGCTCGGCCTCCACCCCTTCGGGCAGCCGCTCGACGGTCTCCTCCAGGAAGGAGACCAGCCGCTCTTGAAGGCGCTTCACGTTGGCCCCGCACGCCTTGAGGACCTCGCGGGTGCGAGCTTCCCTCGTCAGCGCCAGGAGCAGGTGCTCCAGCGTCAGGTACTCGTGGCGCATCTTCCGCGCCTCTTCCAGGGCGGTGCGGAAGCTGGCCTGCAACTCTTTG from Myxococcus stipitatus carries:
- a CDS encoding chemotaxis protein CheB — its product is MNNRRPIRVLVVDDSPTMANTLTALLTEDPRIEVVGRAGDGNRAVQLARLLRPDVITMDLLLPGLDGPAAIAAIMSQAPARVLVVSAVAEQRGVDLGFQAMSAGALELIGKPNVTNVEELRRWGKDLAHSVCLMAEVPVISRRARTGAVTPPPIGARVDVFGIVASTGGPPALAELLSKLPKDLPVPLLIAQHITVGFTQGMVRWLSQVTPLTVDVARDGERLEPGRVYFPQDGQDLLVDSTGLARLQRSRGGPCPNGDVLLASLAQAFGRRSGGVVLTGMGEDGARGLLAIRKAGGVTFSQDEATSVVYGMPRAALEIHATDQGVPLSSVPELILQSCVPLNFRAGGGRGEGGVGR
- a CDS encoding methyl-accepting chemotaxis protein; protein product: MSSEQTSFTTQFGHQFRQSLGLAPKLVLVTTLVSATVAAILTGIATRRLESDLVNAHMGEGQLLSRHLAVAVEQGVTAGVAALQPMLDVLRDTEDVSYVFLTDVSGNVVAHTLPGAFPDSLKEATANQGEVNEQTGWGSVLEVESGGRTLHAMNVMTPVAGGRLGKVHVGISRDHIDMLVSELRWRMVGFALLLVALGVGVAAAFGRSIARPMRELTEVTGHIVESGDLTRPIQVKSGDEVGRLANSFAQMVARLREVTLNLQQAAQALTQSTEHLNTSSTEQAQTISRQAAALQETQVTAQEIKQTSMLAAQKAESVLSVAERADALARSGEAAIEQTMAGLNDIRVQVGEIAQKILELGERTQQIGGITQTVKDLADQSNMLALNAAIESVRSGEHGKGFGVVAREIRALADQSIQATTRVRELLDDIANSVTSAVRITERGAERMESGLAQVRTSGQNLRELSSIVQDNAAAVRQIAAAVSQQNVGINQITLAVNDLSKMMDETVARIGSTGEAATTLQIISEQLSSAVKIYRVE
- the clpA gene encoding ATP-dependent Clp protease ATP-binding subunit ClpA yields the protein MAGPLIAKELQASFRTALEEARKMRHEYLTLEHLLLALTREARTREVLKACGANVKRLQERLVSFLEETVERLPEGVEAEPQQTIGVERVLHRAAMHALSADQKLIDGGDVLVALFREEESHALYVLQQEGVSRLDLLNYISHGISKDGEGDEGESESAEGGAVPAGDDDDGESPRKSPLEAYTVQLNIEAKEGRIDPLIGRDKELERTIQVLSRRRKNNPLYVGEAGVGKTAIAEGLALHIHEGRVPEPLKNAVVYSLDMGALLAGTKFRGQFEERLKGVLKALQEQKDAILFIDEIHTIVGAGATSGGSMDASNLLKPALASGRLRCIGSTTYQEYKSAIEKDRALSRRFQKIEVAEPSVEDTILILEGLKSRYEEHHGVKYTPEAIRASAELSAKHINDRFLPDKAIDVIDETGAAEKLKPEGVRTNTVTDADVEAVVAKMAKIPAKSVSASEGVQLQNLEKELQGVIFGQDSAIKDLVSAIKLARSGLRAPEKPIGSFLFSGPTGVGKTELAKQLAQSLGVEFLRYDMSEYSEKHTVSRLIGAPPGYVGFDQGGLLTDAVRKHPYAVVVLDEIEKAHPDLFNILLQVMDHATLTDNNGRKADFRNIVLILTTNAGAQEMSTKSIGFGDLAKPADATRAKKAIERTFTPEFRNRLDGWILFSGLPPEVILKVVDKEVRLLQKMLTERKVTLELTSAARAWLAERGYDPAFGARPMARLVDNSLKKPLAEALLFGDLKHGGTAHYDVDAGGEGLKLKTAPALEPAAA